One Punica granatum isolate Tunisia-2019 chromosome 3, ASM765513v2, whole genome shotgun sequence genomic window carries:
- the LOC116201266 gene encoding mitochondrial-processing peptidase subunit alpha-like isoform X1, protein MYRTAASRLRSLEDRIGGVRTRRYATSTAVVSNSTSSGLFSWLTGERSSALPPLQIPLLGISPAPVLPDHVKPSKTEITTLPNGVKIASETSASPAASIGLYIDCGSIYEVPLTSGATHLLERMAFKSTRNRSHLRIVREVEAIGGNVAASGSREQMGYTFDALKTYIPEMVELLIDSVRNPVFLDWEVNEEIRKVKAELAELSNNPQGLLLEAIHSAGYAGALANPLLAPESALDRLDGSLLEDFVAENYTAPRMVLAVSGVEHGELLSIAEPLLSDLPNVAFPSEPESRYVGGDLRQHADTGNTHVALAFELPGGWLKERDAVILTVIQMLMGGGGSFSAGGPGKGMHSRLYLRVLNEYQQIQSFSAFNSIFNKTGLFGIYASTSSDFVAKAVDVAATELIALATPGQVTAVQLNRAKESTKSAVLMNLESRMIVSEDIGRQILTFGERKPVEHFLKDVESITLEDVTNLARRILSSPLTMASYGDVINVPSYESVSSRFHGK, encoded by the exons ATGTACAGGACTGCAGCTTCACGCCTTAGGTCCCTCGAG GATCGAATTGGAGGTGTGAGGACTAGGAGGTATGCTACCTCGACAGCGGTTGTTTCTAATTCAACCTCATCAGGCTTGTTTAGCTGGTTAACTGGAGAAAGGTCCAGCGCTCTCCCTCCTCTGCAAATACCGCTATTGGGAATTTCCCCCGCACCGGTACTTCCAGACCATGTCAAACCAAGCAAGACCGAGATCACCACTCTTCCTAATGGAGTCAAAATAGCCTCAGAAACTTCTGCA AGCCCTGCAGCCTCAATAGGATTGTACATTGATTGCGGTTCTATATATGAAGTGCCCTTGACTTCTGGGGCCACTCATCTCTTGGAGAGAATGGCATTCAAGAGCACAAGGAACCGGAGTCACCTAAGGATTGTAAGGGAAGTTGAGGCCATTGGAGGTAACGTTGCAGCTTCTGGCTCACGGGAGCAGATGGGTTACACCTTCGATGCCTTAAAGACCTATATTCCCGAGATGGTGGAATTGCTCATTGACAGCGTGAGGAACCCTGTGTTCTTGGATTGGGAAGTTAATGAGGAG ATCCGAAAGGTGAAAGCGGAGCTCGCTGAACTTTCTAACAATCCCCAAGGCCTACTTTTGGAGGCGATTCATTCTGCTGGCTATGCTGGTGCATTGGCAAATCCTCTTCTGGCCCCTGAATCAGCACTTGACCGATTAGATGGAAGCCTTTTGGAGGATTTTGTGGCT GAGAACTACACTGCTCCTAGGATGGTTCTTGCTGTGTCAGGAGTTGAACACGGAGAGCTTTTGTCCATTGCAGAGCCGCTCCTTTCTGACCTCCCAAATGTCGCCTTCCCTTCAGAACCAGAGTCAAGATATGTTGGAGGAGATCTCCGGCAACATGCTGATACGGGG AATACTCATGTCGCTCTTGCTTTTGAACTCCCGGGTGGGTGGCTAAAGGAAAGGGATGCTGTCATCTTGACTGTTATTCAG ATGCTTATGGGAGGTGGCGGTTCATTCTCTGCTGGTGGCCCTGGGAAGGGGATGCATTCACGGCTCT ATCTTCGAGTGTTGAATGAGTATCAACAGATTCAGTCTTTCTCAGCATTCAACAGCATCTTCAACAAAACAGGACTATTTGGAATCTATGCTAGCACG AGCTCAGACTTCGTTGCAAAAGCAGTAGATGTAGCTGCTACTGAACTAATTGCCCTTGCAACACCTGGACAAG TTACAGCGGTGCAACTTAACCGTGCAAAGGAGTCCACGAAGTCTGCTGTCTTAATGAACCTGGAATCCCGA ATGATCGTATCTGAAGACATAGGGAGGCAGATCTTGACTTTTGGGGAGAG GAAACCTGTGGAGCATTTCCTCAAAGATGTGGAGTCAATCACCTTGGAGGATGTTACGAATCTTGCTCGAAGaatcctctcctctcctttgACAATGGCATCTTATGGAGATG TTATAAATGTTCCGAGCTACGAATCAGTCAGCAGCAGATTTCATGGAAAATGA
- the LOC116201266 gene encoding mitochondrial-processing peptidase subunit alpha-like isoform X2, producing MAFKSTRNRSHLRIVREVEAIGGNVAASGSREQMGYTFDALKTYIPEMVELLIDSVRNPVFLDWEVNEEIRKVKAELAELSNNPQGLLLEAIHSAGYAGALANPLLAPESALDRLDGSLLEDFVAENYTAPRMVLAVSGVEHGELLSIAEPLLSDLPNVAFPSEPESRYVGGDLRQHADTGNTHVALAFELPGGWLKERDAVILTVIQMLMGGGGSFSAGGPGKGMHSRLYLRVLNEYQQIQSFSAFNSIFNKTGLFGIYASTSSDFVAKAVDVAATELIALATPGQVTAVQLNRAKESTKSAVLMNLESRMIVSEDIGRQILTFGERKPVEHFLKDVESITLEDVTNLARRILSSPLTMASYGDVINVPSYESVSSRFHGK from the exons ATGGCATTCAAGAGCACAAGGAACCGGAGTCACCTAAGGATTGTAAGGGAAGTTGAGGCCATTGGAGGTAACGTTGCAGCTTCTGGCTCACGGGAGCAGATGGGTTACACCTTCGATGCCTTAAAGACCTATATTCCCGAGATGGTGGAATTGCTCATTGACAGCGTGAGGAACCCTGTGTTCTTGGATTGGGAAGTTAATGAGGAG ATCCGAAAGGTGAAAGCGGAGCTCGCTGAACTTTCTAACAATCCCCAAGGCCTACTTTTGGAGGCGATTCATTCTGCTGGCTATGCTGGTGCATTGGCAAATCCTCTTCTGGCCCCTGAATCAGCACTTGACCGATTAGATGGAAGCCTTTTGGAGGATTTTGTGGCT GAGAACTACACTGCTCCTAGGATGGTTCTTGCTGTGTCAGGAGTTGAACACGGAGAGCTTTTGTCCATTGCAGAGCCGCTCCTTTCTGACCTCCCAAATGTCGCCTTCCCTTCAGAACCAGAGTCAAGATATGTTGGAGGAGATCTCCGGCAACATGCTGATACGGGG AATACTCATGTCGCTCTTGCTTTTGAACTCCCGGGTGGGTGGCTAAAGGAAAGGGATGCTGTCATCTTGACTGTTATTCAG ATGCTTATGGGAGGTGGCGGTTCATTCTCTGCTGGTGGCCCTGGGAAGGGGATGCATTCACGGCTCT ATCTTCGAGTGTTGAATGAGTATCAACAGATTCAGTCTTTCTCAGCATTCAACAGCATCTTCAACAAAACAGGACTATTTGGAATCTATGCTAGCACG AGCTCAGACTTCGTTGCAAAAGCAGTAGATGTAGCTGCTACTGAACTAATTGCCCTTGCAACACCTGGACAAG TTACAGCGGTGCAACTTAACCGTGCAAAGGAGTCCACGAAGTCTGCTGTCTTAATGAACCTGGAATCCCGA ATGATCGTATCTGAAGACATAGGGAGGCAGATCTTGACTTTTGGGGAGAG GAAACCTGTGGAGCATTTCCTCAAAGATGTGGAGTCAATCACCTTGGAGGATGTTACGAATCTTGCTCGAAGaatcctctcctctcctttgACAATGGCATCTTATGGAGATG TTATAAATGTTCCGAGCTACGAATCAGTCAGCAGCAGATTTCATGGAAAATGA